The Syntrophobotulus glycolicus DSM 8271 DNA window TTGCTGAGCGCCCATGCTCCAAAAGCTTCCCGCAAATCAGTTCCAGGTTTTCCATGCCCATCAGGAAAATCAGAGTATTTTGAGCCTCGGCCAGATTCTTCCAGGGAATATTTGAATTTTCCTTATCCGCTCTCTCATGGCCTGTAATTACGGTAAAGGAGGAAGTGAGGCCGCGATGGGTAACGGGAATCCCGGCATAGGCCGGTACGGCAACCGCTGAAGTGACACCGGGAACAATTTCAAAGGGAATCCCTGCTTCAGCTAAAGCTTCCGCTTCTTCTCCCCCGCGTCCGAACACAAAAGGGTCTCCTCCTTTAAGCCTGGTTACCGTCTTGCCTGCGAGCCCTTTTTCGACCAGCAAGGCATTGATTTCTTCCTGAGTCCTTACCTGAGCTTTTGGTGATTTACCTACATATATTTTCTCACACTCAGGCTTGGCTTGATTGAGCAGATGAGCGGAGATCAGGCGGTCATAAATCAGAACATCCGCTTTGGCTATACATTCCAAGCCCTTTATGGTGATCAATTTCGGATTGCCCGGTCCGGCGCCGACAAGATAAACATATCCTTTTTTCATCGTTATCCCTGGATCTCCTTTAATAGATTATTCGCGCCTAAACATTTGATTTGGGCGGCGGCGTCTGCTCCTGTCTGTTCAGGATCAAAGCCCTCTGCCGTCACCTTTAAAATATTTTTGCCGTCCATACCGGCAACCATACCGGTGACTTGTATCCTATCCTCCTGAACTTTAGCCAAAGCGGCAATCGGAGTCTGACATCCCCCTCCCAGGCTTCTCAAAAAAGAACGTTCTGCCCGTCCGGCCAATTCCGAAGGCCTGTGGTTAAGAGGCTGGAGTATTTGCCTGATCTCTGTTCTGTGCGATGCTGTCTCAATGGCAATGATCCCCTGGCCGACAGCAGGCAGGACAACATCTTCAGCCAGAAATTCCGTGATCCGGTCCTGCCAGCCCAAACGCAGCGCACCGGCTGCCGCCAGTACAATCCCGGCCATATCCCGGGAATTTTGCAGCTTGTCCCAGCGTGTATCCAGATTCCCCCGCAGATCGCAGAAATTGAGGTCCGCCCTCTGATATTTTAATTGACACTGCCGTCTTAAACTGCTGGTTCCGATCATCGACCCGGCGGGCAATTCAGCCAGAGGAAGCCCTTCTTTACCAAAGAATACGTCTCTGGGATCATGGCGTTCCCCGTAAGCGGCAATACTCAGGCCCTGGGGCAATTCAACAGGAAGATCTTTCAGGCTGTGCACCGCCAGGTCTATTTCTCCGGTCAATAAAGCCTGTTCCAGCTCCTCGGTAAAAAATCCCTTGTCCCCAATCTTGGGCAGCGGAATATCAGGAATTTTATCCCCTTTCGTTTTCTTCGGGACTAAGACGCAGTCTATCCCGGGATAAATCGATGTCAAGGAATCCTTGACCCACTCGGCCTGCCAGATGGCAAGCTTACTTTCTCTTGTGCCAATGCGAATGGTTTTCATTGTACCTTCTCCGCCGCTCGAATATTTGTCTGATTATCCGGTGACAATTCTTCCTCAGGATCAAGATCAAATAACTTCTGCAGGGTCTCGGTATATAAATATCCCTGCGGAGTATTGGCTGCCTCATGAAGCTTGCTCAAAGGAAAATGCAATAACTGCTTGACGATGGAATCAGCTAACCGGTGGATTACCTTCCCCTGTTTGGGAGTCAGTCCATCCAGTTTGGCCAGCGCTTTGGCCAGGTTAATCTTCTTGATTTCTTCCCCCCGCTGCTGCAGGGCGGTAAGGGTTGGCGCCACAAACAGGGCATTGTGCCATTCTTTATACCTGGCCATTTCTTCCCCAATCATTTTTTCAGCTTCGCCGGCGGCGATTTCCTTGATTTTATGATTGCTCTCCGCAACCTGGCGCAGGTCATCGATATCATAGAGACTGACCTGATGGACTGCCCGCACTTCCGGGTCAATATCCCTGGGAACCGCGATATCAATAAGAAGCAATGGCCGGTGTTTTCTTTTTTCCATAAGCATCTGTATTTTTTGCCTGTGTAGCCGGACAAAATTTTTGGCAAAAAGGGACAAGATTTTTGGCAAAAATTACACCGTTTCTCAGAAGTATTTCCGAGGTATCGTTCGCTTGCATCGACCGCCCCGGAGGGGGTGATTCATGCAAAAGAGCGAGGCCATTTAAGACATCCGGGAGGGAGCAGCCGCGAGGCCGCCCCTCCTTTTGTCTTGCCCGGTTTAAGCGGTCTATGCGCCTTCCACTTCAGCCGCCAGATACTCAGCCACCGGGACGATGTACTCTTCAGGGAGGGACTCGATGTCCCTTTTCTCCCTCTTAATGAGTGCAGCGTATACGGGAATCATGTAATTCTTGACTGCTGCCATTACTGCCCGCCTCCTTGTGTTAGTGTATTGACACGCTCTTCAAGCGCGGCAATCCTTGCATTTGCTTCAAGCAATTCCTCAAACAGTCCGGCCACGGCCTCATAGAGGTCGATATTTAGTTCTTGGGCCTTTTCTACCTTTTCCCTCTTGATTTCAGAGAGAGGCTTTGGATTTAACAATTCAGGCATTACTCAAACGCACCTCCAAATCCATTTATTGAGACTTCGCCTTCATATCCGGGGTTTTTGACAATATGGAAGCGGATGTTTACGCCCCATCTTGTCGCCGTTTTCTCCGCATTGATGAAGTTATAGACTCGGTTGATGAAGACCTGCGCTGTGATGTCTTCCCATGTCGGATTGTCGTCAAAAGCGTTATTACAAGCGTACACGTAGGCCTCCGCGCCCTCGATGTGCCATGTTGGAGTGACAAGGACTTTGGTTGCCATCGCATCGGTCTCGAACGGAGTCGGGAACTCGAACAGGATTTCCGTCTCGTTCTTGCTGAAGTTGAAGACTCTAATCGACGTCGCAAAATTGGTGTCTACAGCCTCAATCTTGAGGGAGTGTGACCCGTTTGTCAGCATGAGCCACTTTTCCTCCGTGAGGGTGATTGTGGCCTCTGTGCCGAGCTCTGCGGTGTATGCTCGGATGACAGTATCGTCAATTTTTTCGGTGATAATCACCGCATCGCCTTCGACGTCGTTCACAATGTAGGTCTTTGAGAAGGCTCCCGTCTGTTGACCGAGGTCTTCATCCACTCCCGAGATGCTCGGCGCGGCGTTTACGCGCTTGAAAGTGTATGTCCTGTACGCCGTGCCACCCTTGCCGTCGCTGACCTCAATCCGAGCCGTGTTGACCGAGTTGAGAGCTAAGCTGAAGAGCTTTTCGTTCGTGATTTCAAGCGTGAGCGTCTGTCCTTTCGGGGCGTTGTTTATCGTTCTGAGCGTTTCAGTATTGAGTTTCTCGACAACTGTCAGTGTGTCTCCGTCCGTGTCATTAACCGTGTACTCAATCTGAAAGCCGAGGTTTTTATCCCCGAGGTTTTGGTCACTTCCCGAGACGGTCGGAGCTGCGTTCACTCTTTGGAACGTCCATACTCTTGTAGCCGTGCCGCCCTTGCCGTCATTGACCGTTACGGAGACGGTATGAGTGCCGAGGCTGAGGCTTGTGACCGGGACGTTGATGCTGTATGTTTGCCCCCGGACTGCATTCGTGAAGGTGTTTGTCTGCACGCCGTCGCGGTATTCCGTTACTGTGAGCACGTCGGACGCATCGGTGTCATTGACCGTGTAGGTGATTACAAAGTCCGCGTTTTTGTCCCCGAGATTTCGGTCTATGTCAGAAATCAATGGGGCAGTATTC harbors:
- a CDS encoding CD1375 family protein, which produces MAAVKNYMIPVYAALIKREKRDIESLPEEYIVPVAEYLAAEVEGA
- the hemC gene encoding hydroxymethylbilane synthase produces the protein MKTIRIGTRESKLAIWQAEWVKDSLTSIYPGIDCVLVPKKTKGDKIPDIPLPKIGDKGFFTEELEQALLTGEIDLAVHSLKDLPVELPQGLSIAAYGERHDPRDVFFGKEGLPLAELPAGSMIGTSSLRRQCQLKYQRADLNFCDLRGNLDTRWDKLQNSRDMAGIVLAAAGALRLGWQDRITEFLAEDVVLPAVGQGIIAIETASHRTEIRQILQPLNHRPSELAGRAERSFLRSLGGGCQTPIAALAKVQEDRIQVTGMVAGMDGKNILKVTAEGFDPEQTGADAAAQIKCLGANNLLKEIQG